The Arachis ipaensis cultivar K30076 chromosome B10, Araip1.1, whole genome shotgun sequence DNA window TCAGTGGTATGCATGAAGGTTGAAGAGGAAAGACTAGTGAATGATAGTATTCTTTGTGTTCCGTACGATGTCCACTTCAATCGATCCACACAGGAGGTTCGTTGTGAGTGCAATCTATTTGAGAGTTCAGGAGTGTTATGCTGTCATTATCTTGAAGTCTTCCATTCTTACAAGGTTTATAAAGACCTAATCGATATGTTCTCCCTCGTTGGAACAAGAACACAAAGCGCAAGCATACTTATGTCAAGAGTAGTCACGACGTCAGTCGGTCGGATGAGAGTCATGTTGCATTCAGGGGACTATGTGCACACTTCTACAACATTGCTCAGGATTTTGTAAACGACGATGAAGAAACAGCCTTGCTTCATGTTGCTCTAGAAGAAATAAGAGCTAAGTTGACTGCTCACCGTGTCAAGAAGAAGTCCGAGACTGTGGCGGACTCCCACAACAATAATGGCTCAACAAGTTCGAATGTTGCCGCTGTGATGGACATCCAAGCCCCATCGAAGGTCAACACAAAGGGCCGGCCAAAGAGTAAGAGGATCGGCGCTGCCCTGGAGAAGTCATTTAAAAAATCTTCTCGGAGAAAAAATAAGCATGACCCCCCAGTAAATGTGTGTATCAACCTCGACCCAACATATTTATTTGGTATAGTACTATGGAAGAAGTTAATTGTTGACCTTTTGTTTTGTTAACCAGGTGGTTTGAGTCAACTCAAGATGTAAGATTTGCTGGTGTTGTAGGCCAGGCTGATCCCGAACAAGTTGGTAGCTTCATGTCTTTGTTAAGCTCCTTTAGCAAAAGTTAAGATTTATTATACAatgcattcatttttttttcaagattAGTGGAAGAGGCTGGTTTCATGGGGTAAACATATAGGGTTTAAGTTTCTATGCAGTTGATCAGAGAATAAGATTGGATTGATTACATGAAGCATGTTAATGTCACCCGAGTGAACCTTTTGTGTTATTTTATTCCAATGAATTAAATGCATAATTAGTATATACCATGGTTTTCCTTTTACTTCGGAGTATCGATCTTCACCCTAAGCATGGATGGGTATCCGTGAGTATTTCTGTGTGCAGcgtttgtttgttttgattaattgtgaCCAAGTTACACTGGATGTTCATTACAGTAAAGTATAGGATGTTTAGTTTAACTATATCTGTGGATGGTCATTGACCGCCGACTCCAATATGCGCACACATGCCTACTTTACTAAACAACTTTGATAACCACATGAATCTAAGTTGCAAGAGAAATAAAACCATAGAGTCTTTTACGGTAACATAACCACTAAATTATTCTCATGTGCAACAACAAAATTAATCCTGATGTCATTCTAAGGTTACTTTAATAAATCCCTAGGCATATCAGCATGTCATTCTAATTAGGCATAACTAAATCGCTAAGCATATCAGCAGCAACTTTCATAACTATAGTATGATAGCCATACGTGAAAGGTcattattcaattaataaaaggtcattatttttttaaatgcatTTTTATTATGTTCTAAAAGTGCATTAGCATATATACtccttattttttaattatttgcatAATATGCCTGTAATTAGTAAATTATAATATTTGCATGTTTAATACATAGTATTCTTTAATTTTTAGTAGTAACACGAAACATAATTATCTTAGTTTAATAAAAACTTATATCTATGGTATTAACTTCAAATGTATTTTTAACTAATATTCTAttgttaatttaaataatttacctCGTTATAAATTCACAAGAAaggaaatatatattatatttattatcaattatgatgcttatattattttataaacattattaaaatgtaaaatattacataaaaatttttggatttttatcaaGACTTCGAATCAAAGTTAAAAATAACAATTTCTTATATTCTTGAGCAGAAGTTGAATTTCACTATTCGCATGGATGTTCATTATAGTACATTATAAGATGTTTAGTCTAACTATATCTGTGGATAATTATTGTTTCTATAGTCCAGTATTAACAAATATGACTACTTTACTATCCAGCTTTGATAACTCCGAGAATCTAAGCTGGAAGAAAACAAAGATCCTTACACGGTAACATAACCAACGTATCATTTTAATGTCAAGCCAAAAAAATTTCATCCTATAATCATGTAATTCTAATGTGACATAAATAAATCCGTAGCCATATCGTCAGCAAGTAAA harbors:
- the LOC107621399 gene encoding protein FAR1-RELATED SEQUENCE 7-like, which produces MGTAPQRIITDQCKFIFRAIKNVLPDTRHRWCIWHITKKLPHKLGGYRRYRELYDEFNDIVWNFWTEKSFEDNWYEFIDEHNLHNNTWLSDLFDDRRMWVPIFFKGEFWAAMRSTQRSESMHSFYGNFLHSRTNLVQFVYEYDNVLGIKEQRELEDDAADPRGFVKKANCRVSVVAEEGSVVCMKVEEERLVNDSILCVPYDVHFNRSTQENTKRKHTYVKSSHDVSRSDESHVAFRGLCAHFYNIAQDFVNDDEETALLHVALEEIRAKLTAHRVKKKSETVADSHNNNGSTSSNVAAVMDIQAPSKVNTKGRPKSKRIGAALEKWFESTQDVRFAGVVGQADPEQVGSFMSLLSSFSKS